One Brassica napus cultivar Da-Ae chromosome C2, Da-Ae, whole genome shotgun sequence DNA window includes the following coding sequences:
- the LOC106371585 gene encoding uncharacterized protein LOC106371585, translating into MEDFLELEEFLELKDGEQLGDLDSSREVTMKDFLELEEWLEDMDQNLKKKLDDDQHTTRGDLETSPNTSIDRHQPDEIDQKPPHIIDQCPPYIIDRHSADSIYLHPPDIDRHRQPVTNRHHPLDIDRCPLLDEPPGCIVEMESIEEKMHEYEASHLVVPKHQRPLVWTGEAAGFHKRVKMIRDPLKIVVPCTVFEAEFPIPPDRSVRLASYINVFDDPLHAESSQRGLRYRGDIDHCPSVAVLKNTNQIPSIDTTTSSSIDTGCVSEQKEFDVCRNCFEGDTNRRSDKSGGKKRMNWKKRKMIKSDPQLSLITHFSDGVRKYIVRNRCFSQPYAKLRALLIAEMIDKGEEYMEEAFTKE; encoded by the coding sequence ATGGAAGATTTCTTGGAGCTAGAAGAATTCTTGGAGTTAAAGGATGGAGAACAGCTTGGAGATTTGGATTCTAGTAGAGAAGTTACTATGAAAGACTTCTTGGAGTTGGAAGAATGGCTTGAAGATATGGATCAGAATttaaagaagaagcttgatgacgatcAGCATACTACGAGAGGAGATCTGGAAACTTCACCCAAtactagcatcgatcgacaccaacctgatgaaATCGATCAAAAACCACCCCACATCATCGATCAATGCCCACCCtatatcatcgatcgacactcagcAGATAGCATCTATCTACACccacccgacatcgatcgacaccgccAACCAGTTACCAATCGACACCACCCCcttgatatcgatcgatgcccaTTGTTGGACGAACCGCCAGGTTGCATAGTTGAGATGGAATCGATCGAGGAGAAAATGCACGAGTATGAGGCCTCACACCTTGTTGTCCCTAAACACCAGAGACCACTTGTCTGGACAGGAGAAGCTGCTgggtttcacaaaagagtgaagatGATTCGTGATCCTTTGAAGATTGTGGTTCCATGCACTGTATTTGAAGCTGAATTTCCTATCCCACCAGATAGAAGTGTGCGTCTGGCTTCTTACATTAACGTATTTGATGATCCTCTACATGCAGAATCTTCTCAGAGAGGGTTGAGATATAGAGGCGACATCGACCACTGCCCATCAGTCGCAGTGTTAAAAAACACCAACCAGATACCATCTATCGACACTACCACTtcttcgtcgatcgatactggaTGCGTTTCAGAGCAGAAAGAATTCGATGTGTGTAGAAATTGTTTTGAAGGAGACACCAACAGGagatcagacaagtctggagGAAAGAAGAGGAtgaattggaagaagagaaaaatgatCAAGAGCGATCCTCAGTTATCATTGATTACTCACTTCTCAGATGGTGTCAGGAAGTACATAGTGCGCAACAGATGCTTCTCACAGCCATATGCAAAGCTTCGAGCACTActtattgctgagatgatagacaaaggagaagagtatatggaggaggctttcacaaAAGAATGA